A window of Haliscomenobacter hydrossis DSM 1100 contains these coding sequences:
- a CDS encoding DUF2911 domain-containing protein, with amino-acid sequence MHKNLITLLLLTVTSLTLLKAQITLPPSGDNQKCEVAQYIGLAKVAVMWGSPDVHGPNGEDRSGKIWGELVPYGLSNLDFGLSDENHLMPWRAGANENTVFAVSHDVQIEGKPLPAGKYGLHMIPGKDEWVIIFSKNHTSWGSYFYQQSEDALRVTVKPQATAYTEWLTYEFDDRKASSCTVRLRWEKIAVPFKVSVPNINELYLAKIGEELRTEPGFDYRNFVSASQFCVQNKVGLEQGLAWAEDAISKKYIGQKNFQTLSNKAQILTAMGRDAEASALMKEAIKEPTAGMQDIHMFARSLQASKKPQEALEIFKQNNQRYPDDFMTLFGLVRGYSGVGDYKNALKYANLALPKATNAQQKSQMEAAIAKLKESKDMN; translated from the coding sequence ATGCACAAGAATTTAATCACCCTCTTGTTGTTGACTGTTACAAGTTTGACTTTATTGAAAGCCCAAATCACGCTCCCACCAAGTGGCGACAACCAAAAATGTGAAGTGGCCCAGTACATCGGTCTGGCCAAAGTTGCCGTAATGTGGGGTAGCCCCGATGTACATGGCCCCAATGGCGAAGACCGCAGCGGGAAAATTTGGGGCGAGTTGGTGCCTTATGGCCTGAGTAACCTGGATTTTGGACTGAGCGACGAAAACCACCTGATGCCCTGGCGCGCTGGTGCCAACGAAAACACCGTTTTTGCGGTTTCTCACGATGTACAGATTGAAGGTAAACCACTACCTGCGGGTAAGTATGGCCTGCACATGATTCCCGGTAAAGACGAATGGGTCATTATTTTTTCCAAAAATCACACGTCCTGGGGCAGTTACTTCTACCAACAAAGTGAGGATGCCCTGCGGGTAACCGTGAAGCCTCAAGCCACTGCCTACACCGAATGGCTGACCTATGAATTTGATGACCGTAAGGCGTCTTCTTGTACAGTGCGTTTGCGTTGGGAAAAAATTGCCGTACCCTTCAAAGTAAGTGTGCCCAACATCAATGAACTGTACTTGGCCAAAATCGGCGAAGAACTGCGTACGGAACCGGGGTTCGACTACCGCAATTTTGTAAGTGCTTCCCAGTTTTGTGTACAAAACAAAGTAGGCTTGGAGCAAGGTCTGGCCTGGGCTGAAGACGCCATCAGCAAAAAATACATTGGGCAGAAGAATTTCCAAACCCTTTCCAACAAGGCGCAAATACTGACTGCAATGGGGCGTGATGCGGAAGCTTCTGCGCTGATGAAAGAAGCGATCAAGGAGCCAACTGCTGGTATGCAAGACATCCACATGTTTGCACGCAGTTTGCAGGCCAGCAAAAAGCCACAAGAAGCCCTGGAGATTTTTAAACAAAACAATCAGCGTTACCCCGATGATTTCATGACGCTTTTTGGCTTGGTGCGCGGCTATTCCGGAGTAGGGGATTATAAAAACGCCTTAAAATACGCCAACCTGGCCTTGCCCAAAGCAACCAACGCGCAGCAAAAATCACAGATGGAAGCTGCGATTGCGAAGTTGAAGGAGAGTAAGGATATGAACTAG
- a CDS encoding HipA N-terminal domain-containing protein yields MFNKLIDRFQVFFKSEDREVDLSTPVDSIAEFDLTYQHLIIGTLQHQDGQWSFAYSEAFKNQNQIKAIVDFPDKDKVYQSSMLFPFFSSRIPSLQRLKIQKAIPENFTMDEVGLLKMFGKQSITNPYQLVSS; encoded by the coding sequence ATGTTTAACAAACTAATTGATCGCTTTCAAGTCTTTTTTAAATCTGAGGATCGTGAAGTGGACTTGTCCACTCCAGTAGATAGTATTGCTGAGTTTGACCTAACATACCAACACCTGATCATTGGCACCTTACAGCATCAAGATGGCCAGTGGTCTTTTGCCTATTCCGAAGCGTTCAAAAATCAAAATCAAATCAAGGCTATTGTTGATTTTCCAGATAAAGATAAAGTATATCAGTCCAGCATGCTCTTTCCATTTTTTTCATCGCGGATTCCCAGCTTACAGCGATTGAAAATTCAAAAGGCCATTCCAGAGAATTTCACCATGGATGAAGTGGGACTCTTGAAAATGTTTGGCAAACAATCCATCACCAATCCTTATCAGTTGGTTTCTAGTTGA
- a CDS encoding HipA domain-containing protein encodes MSSIKQIKPENYSGYHPPSLVKFVQTIKKKNFIVVNDLSVGGDAPKDFIKVYKFGRVKHQDAKNWIKYIAKTGHKWYPNESITEHLLNTIGVALGLRMSHSELAIISGQLRFLSEYFLQDQGQELVHGVDIFAGYVSDRAFIEDIEHRKLAREFFTFQFTEKAIGFAFPEDKDEIMNGFVKLLVFDAIVGNNDRHFYNWGVVRSIDGMHKPYFSPIFDTARGLFWNDSEQKIVERISQKQQFDAYLNKYILNSYPKTGWEGESNLSHFELIKRIKLYNSNYANFVDDLLTEEKEKKVIDVIKTNFSLLLSVERSYIVTECLKLRFLQLRKFG; translated from the coding sequence ATGAGTTCTATCAAACAAATAAAACCAGAGAACTACAGTGGATACCACCCACCGAGCTTAGTCAAGTTTGTACAAACAATAAAGAAGAAAAACTTTATTGTAGTTAATGACCTGTCAGTGGGTGGGGATGCGCCTAAAGACTTTATTAAGGTGTATAAATTCGGAAGGGTCAAGCATCAAGATGCCAAAAATTGGATTAAATACATTGCCAAAACCGGGCATAAGTGGTATCCAAATGAAAGCATCACCGAACATCTTTTAAATACCATTGGCGTAGCATTAGGTCTGCGTATGTCCCATTCCGAATTGGCAATCATTAGTGGACAGCTACGGTTCCTAAGTGAGTATTTCCTTCAAGATCAAGGACAAGAATTAGTACATGGTGTTGATATATTCGCAGGTTATGTTTCTGATCGAGCCTTCATTGAGGACATTGAACATCGAAAGCTGGCAAGAGAGTTTTTTACTTTTCAATTTACTGAAAAAGCCATTGGTTTTGCTTTTCCAGAAGACAAAGATGAAATAATGAATGGCTTTGTTAAACTGCTCGTTTTTGATGCCATAGTGGGAAACAATGATCGACATTTTTACAATTGGGGGGTGGTGAGAAGTATTGATGGAATGCATAAACCATACTTTTCGCCAATTTTTGACACCGCAAGAGGTCTGTTTTGGAACGATAGTGAGCAAAAAATCGTTGAGCGGATAAGTCAAAAACAGCAATTTGATGCTTATTTGAACAAATACATTTTGAATTCTTACCCCAAAACTGGGTGGGAAGGGGAAAGCAATTTGAGCCATTTTGAACTTATCAAAAGAATTAAATTGTATAACTCCAATTATGCAAATTTCGTCGATGATCTTCTGACCGAAGAAAAAGAGAAAAAAGTAATTGACGTGATCAAAACCAACTTTTCCCTACTTTTGAGCGTTGAAAGATCGTATATTGTAACGGAATGCCTAAAATTAAGATTCCTCCAACTTCGAAAATTCGGATAA
- a CDS encoding AAA-like domain-containing protein yields the protein MINKEFNITGTCFPELHYMADISHKFSQTMNMVQQGKYFVINRPRQYGKTTMLEAIARSLRQTQEWLVFNLSFEGLGSTSFQNEAAFCRAFLRLMKLQMTESNEHTFADFFNTAQDNTNTLPDLSQIISTFVAKAERKLALLIDEVDKSSNNQLFLDFLSVLRNKYLRRHLKTERTFHCVILAGLHDVKSLKLKLRPDEEQKFNSPWNIATDFTVDMNLQPNEIQPMLEEYAMDNQVSLDAALIADRLFYYTSGYPFLVSKLCKVIAEQLLPEKSTRSWEAIDVELAVAKVVKETNTNFESLIKNLENNADLYEFVFKNLIEVEYQSYSIHEPMVGMGLMYGILKNGQGISIHNRIYEEVIYDYMTSKTRSQVNLSEYNLSKNFILPNQRLNMEAVLLRFQAFMREQDSLKDQSFLERNARLVFLAFIKPIINGSGYDFKEPQISEERRLDVVITYLQHKYIVELKIWRGPEAHAEGLQQLVDYLDRQALSEGYLLIFEQLKQKTWASAWEMVDGKRIFVVRV from the coding sequence ATGATAAACAAGGAATTCAATATAACGGGGACTTGTTTCCCTGAGTTACACTACATGGCGGATATCTCTCACAAGTTTTCGCAAACCATGAACATGGTGCAGCAGGGAAAGTATTTTGTCATCAATCGCCCCCGTCAGTATGGTAAAACTACAATGCTAGAAGCTATTGCTCGCTCCTTGAGACAAACCCAAGAATGGTTGGTTTTTAACCTTAGTTTTGAAGGTTTAGGAAGTACGTCTTTTCAAAATGAAGCCGCATTCTGTCGAGCCTTTTTGAGGCTGATGAAGTTACAAATGACTGAATCAAACGAGCATACTTTTGCTGACTTCTTCAACACTGCTCAAGACAACACCAATACTTTACCTGACCTATCACAAATCATCAGCACTTTTGTTGCAAAAGCTGAGCGAAAATTGGCCCTCCTGATTGATGAAGTGGATAAAAGCAGCAACAATCAGTTGTTTTTAGATTTTCTTAGCGTACTGCGCAACAAGTACCTAAGGCGGCATCTCAAAACTGAACGTACTTTTCACTGTGTAATCCTGGCAGGCCTGCACGATGTAAAATCGCTTAAGCTCAAACTGCGACCTGATGAGGAGCAAAAATTCAATTCCCCTTGGAATATTGCTACTGATTTTACGGTGGATATGAACCTCCAGCCGAATGAAATCCAGCCGATGTTGGAAGAATACGCCATGGATAATCAAGTGAGTTTAGATGCAGCTTTAATTGCCGACCGTTTGTTCTACTACACCTCAGGGTATCCCTTTTTAGTGAGCAAATTGTGCAAGGTCATTGCCGAACAATTACTGCCTGAAAAATCAACCCGCTCCTGGGAAGCAATAGATGTTGAGCTTGCCGTTGCAAAAGTGGTTAAAGAAACGAATACCAATTTTGAGAGTCTGATTAAAAACCTGGAGAACAATGCTGATTTGTACGAGTTTGTGTTTAAAAATCTGATTGAAGTAGAATATCAAAGTTATTCGATTCACGAACCGATGGTTGGGATGGGTCTAATGTATGGCATTCTCAAAAATGGACAAGGCATCAGCATCCACAATCGGATTTATGAGGAAGTGATTTATGATTACATGACTTCGAAAACTCGCTCACAAGTAAATTTGTCTGAATACAACCTGAGTAAAAATTTTATTCTGCCCAATCAGCGCCTGAATATGGAAGCTGTCTTGCTGCGTTTTCAAGCTTTTATGCGAGAACAGGATAGCCTTAAAGACCAAAGTTTTCTCGAACGCAATGCCCGGCTGGTTTTTTTAGCTTTCATCAAACCCATAATTAATGGTTCAGGTTATGACTTCAAAGAGCCCCAGATATCCGAAGAACGTCGCTTGGATGTAGTGATCACTTACCTGCAACACAAATACATTGTAGAGCTAAAAATTTGGCGCGGTCCAGAGGCACATGCGGAAGGCTTACAGCAATTGGTCGATTACCTCGATCGGCAGGCGCTTTCGGAGGGGTATTTATTGATTTTTGAGCAGTTAAAGCAGAAGACTTGGGCCAGTGCCTGGGAAATGGTGGATGGAAAGAGGATTTTTGTGGTGCGGGTGTAA
- a CDS encoding tetratricopeptide repeat protein yields MAEHAHLLAQAREYDAQGDVYNAVKLYKRCIKLAPELVEAYVQLAEIYKKRAEWKPALYYAKKALSLDASLADTGWTLGITAVALGKARLANSVWSKFGPGNPRAALISLQLTHSGIFEMIWAKPLDPARAQITSIPHPDSDRHFLDTVVFDRQVIGYNVANRRRYPVHAELGLLQRSAYFTFSCWLETPAQKDVKTLERLCIEANLGFEVWSKAAKVQKRVYRDELQEFYSGDIFQKTEEDLLIAIAAKQEAHVEQVLRAWTIITLKQYYALERH; encoded by the coding sequence ATGGCTGAACACGCCCACCTCCTCGCCCAAGCCCGCGAATACGACGCGCAAGGCGATGTGTACAACGCAGTGAAGTTGTACAAGCGCTGCATTAAGCTGGCACCGGAATTGGTGGAAGCTTATGTGCAGTTGGCGGAGATTTACAAAAAACGGGCCGAATGGAAACCTGCCTTGTACTACGCTAAAAAAGCCCTTTCATTGGATGCCAGTCTGGCCGATACCGGGTGGACCCTGGGCATCACCGCTGTAGCCCTGGGCAAAGCCCGGTTGGCCAATTCCGTTTGGTCAAAATTTGGGCCAGGTAATCCCCGCGCAGCCCTCATTTCACTGCAGCTTACCCACAGCGGCATTTTTGAAATGATTTGGGCCAAACCACTCGATCCAGCGCGGGCACAAATCACCAGTATTCCCCATCCCGATAGTGATCGCCACTTTTTAGACACCGTGGTTTTTGACCGTCAAGTGATTGGTTACAATGTGGCCAATCGGCGGCGCTATCCGGTGCATGCAGAACTTGGATTGCTTCAACGCTCAGCCTATTTTACGTTTTCATGTTGGTTAGAGACTCCTGCTCAAAAGGACGTCAAAACGCTGGAGCGGCTTTGTATCGAAGCCAATTTGGGGTTTGAAGTTTGGTCCAAAGCAGCAAAGGTGCAAAAACGGGTCTATCGGGATGAATTACAGGAATTTTATAGCGGAGATATTTTTCAAAAAACGGAAGAAGACCTCCTCATTGCCATTGCAGCCAAACAAGAGGCGCATGTGGAACAGGTATTGCGGGCCTGGACGATCATCACGCTGAAACAATATTATGCTCTGGAGCGACACTGA
- a CDS encoding pseudouridine-5'-phosphate glycosidase, with protein MIPYLDLSPEVSSALRSKQPVVALESTIISHGMPYPRNVETALQVEAIVRKNGAIPATIAVINGRMKAGLSKQEITNLGKLGTAVLKVSRRDLPVVIAQGQNGATTVAATMIIADLAGISIFATGGIGGVHRGASESMDVSADLQELARTNVAVVCAGAKSILDLGLTLEYLETQGVPVLGYQTSEFPAFYTRNSGFKVDQSVDSAEELADILTIKWQLGLKGGAVIANPIPLEFQLEYAVMEQAIQQALAKAEKKNIKGKEITPFLLASIEQITRGKSLDANVELVLNNAKLAAQIAEYLRVS; from the coding sequence ATGATACCCTATCTCGATTTGTCTCCAGAAGTTTCCTCGGCTTTGCGCTCCAAACAACCCGTTGTCGCGTTGGAAAGTACCATTATTTCCCACGGGATGCCTTACCCGCGCAATGTGGAAACTGCTTTACAGGTCGAGGCAATAGTGCGCAAAAATGGAGCGATACCTGCAACCATTGCCGTAATCAACGGCCGCATGAAGGCTGGATTGAGCAAGCAGGAAATCACCAATTTAGGAAAATTAGGGACTGCGGTATTGAAGGTAAGTCGTCGCGATTTACCGGTGGTCATCGCGCAGGGCCAAAATGGCGCAACTACGGTTGCAGCTACTATGATTATTGCCGATTTGGCGGGCATTTCCATCTTTGCCACGGGCGGTATTGGTGGGGTACACCGCGGAGCCTCCGAGTCGATGGACGTATCTGCCGATTTACAAGAGTTGGCCCGAACCAACGTCGCAGTAGTATGTGCCGGAGCAAAATCAATTCTTGATCTGGGGCTTACCCTGGAGTACCTCGAAACCCAGGGTGTTCCCGTTTTGGGGTATCAAACCTCCGAGTTCCCTGCTTTTTATACCCGCAACAGTGGATTCAAGGTGGATCAATCGGTTGATTCTGCCGAAGAACTGGCCGATATCCTTACCATCAAATGGCAACTGGGCTTGAAGGGAGGGGCGGTCATTGCCAATCCAATCCCCCTGGAATTCCAGTTGGAATACGCCGTGATGGAACAAGCCATTCAACAAGCTTTAGCAAAGGCGGAAAAGAAAAACATCAAGGGCAAGGAAATTACCCCGTTTTTGTTGGCGAGTATCGAGCAAATTACCAGGGGCAAAAGCCTGGATGCCAATGTAGAATTGGTGCTCAACAATGCAAAATTGGCTGCGCAAATCGCGGAATATCTGAGGGTAAGTTGA
- a CDS encoding OmpP1/FadL family transporter, giving the protein MKRNSQTRIVAWSVFFSLMTTLLFAQNVGDAVRYSQFEYGGTARNIGVGNTMGAIGADMSAISSNPAGLGMFRRSEYTITPSLLSNNTNSQLLSGRNNPVIADTRTAFNLHNFGVVFATRPLSANWINLNFGISVNHLANFNRAFTYQGRSQGSLSQRFQELANGGEGIEGFETSLAYEASSIYDFPEDGFYDVDYDSNPSANLSRGQTSFSRGSLSELSFSFAGNYDDKFAFGISLGVPIANYSSEKIYTERDDSTAAGGAIDYFSDLEYREQLRTSGTGVNAKIGVIIKPNQILRLSAAVHTPTIYALNDDYNYRLTNNYYEDRQEQGAFLGKEAIREGTFEYTQTTPWRIMAGAGLIIGKSGFISTEVEHVSYGSNKFGYDEYPEAQDEINGEIKDQLRSVTNVRIGGELVFDALRFRAGYGILPSLFQNDDTRGTVISAGVGFRKDEYFLDLAYRRTSVTETYYPYITADAPLQEVEHEYSFGNIVFTLGVKF; this is encoded by the coding sequence ATGAAGCGTAATTCGCAAACCCGCATTGTAGCGTGGAGCGTCTTCTTCTCGCTAATGACTACTCTGCTTTTCGCTCAAAATGTTGGTGATGCCGTTCGTTATTCTCAATTCGAATACGGTGGTACTGCCCGCAATATTGGGGTCGGCAATACCATGGGGGCAATTGGTGCCGACATGTCGGCAATCAGTAGCAACCCTGCTGGTTTAGGAATGTTTCGCCGTTCAGAATATACCATCACCCCCAGTTTATTGTCAAACAATACCAATTCACAATTGCTAAGTGGCCGAAATAATCCCGTGATTGCTGACACCCGTACAGCGTTCAACCTGCACAATTTTGGGGTGGTATTTGCCACACGGCCATTGTCGGCCAACTGGATCAATTTGAATTTTGGCATCTCGGTAAACCATTTGGCCAATTTCAACCGGGCTTTTACCTATCAAGGACGTTCGCAAGGTTCCTTGTCTCAGCGCTTCCAGGAACTGGCCAATGGCGGAGAAGGCATCGAAGGATTTGAAACCAGCCTGGCCTACGAAGCCAGTTCTATCTATGATTTTCCCGAAGATGGGTTTTACGATGTTGATTATGATTCTAACCCAAGCGCCAATTTGAGCCGTGGTCAGACTTCCTTCAGCCGTGGTTCTTTGTCGGAGCTCAGTTTTTCCTTTGCGGGCAACTACGATGACAAGTTTGCCTTCGGGATTTCACTCGGAGTGCCGATCGCCAATTATTCTTCTGAGAAAATTTATACCGAACGCGACGACAGCACAGCAGCGGGTGGTGCAATTGACTATTTCAGTGATTTGGAGTACCGCGAACAATTGAGGACCAGTGGTACGGGCGTCAATGCCAAGATCGGGGTGATCATCAAGCCCAATCAAATTTTACGTTTATCCGCAGCCGTCCATACGCCCACGATCTATGCCCTGAACGACGATTACAACTACCGCTTAACCAACAATTATTACGAAGACCGCCAGGAGCAAGGTGCCTTTTTGGGCAAAGAAGCCATTCGGGAGGGCACCTTTGAATACACCCAAACTACCCCTTGGCGCATTATGGCTGGAGCGGGTTTGATCATCGGTAAAAGTGGCTTCATCAGTACAGAAGTAGAGCATGTAAGCTACGGTAGCAACAAATTTGGCTACGACGAATACCCCGAAGCACAAGACGAAATAAATGGCGAAATCAAGGATCAACTCCGTTCAGTAACCAATGTGCGCATTGGTGGCGAACTGGTTTTTGATGCCCTGCGGTTTAGAGCTGGCTACGGCATTTTGCCTTCCTTGTTCCAAAACGACGATACCCGTGGCACGGTCATCAGTGCTGGAGTTGGTTTCCGAAAAGATGAATACTTTCTCGATTTGGCCTACCGACGCACTTCCGTTACGGAGACTTATTATCCTTACATTACCGCAGATGCCCCACTGCAAGAGGTGGAACACGAGTATAGTTTTGGAAATATCGTATTTACGCTTGGCGTGAAATTTTAA
- the proS gene encoding proline--tRNA ligase — protein MAKEITSRSENYSDWYIDIVKRANLADNSAVRGCMVIKPYGFAIWENIRDQLDKMFKETGHVNAYFPLFIPKSFLSKEAQHVAGFAKECAVVTHHRLMNDPDGGGIIVDPDSKLEEELIVRPTSETIIWDTYRTWINSYRDLPLLINQWANVVRWEMRTRLFLRTTEFLWQEGHTAHATKEEAVEETLKILDIYATFAEEYMAMPVIRGIKTANERFAGAEETYCIEALMQDGKALQAGTSHFLGQNFAKAFDVKFLNENNQQEYVWATSWGVSTRLMGGLIMTHSDDDGLVVPPKLAPTQVVIVPIPKPSPVIDEVVHKIMAALKAKGIRVKYDMDMKNRPGFKFAEHEMHGIPVRLAIGERDLANGQVEVARRDTKEKTQQPLEGIEQYIEDLLVEIQANLFNRAKAMRDQYITKVDNFNDFEEVINRDIPGFISAHWDGTTETEEKIKELTKATIRCIPLDAEAEDGSCVLTGKPSQRRVLFAKAY, from the coding sequence ATGGCAAAAGAGATTACGTCAAGGAGTGAAAATTATTCCGACTGGTACATTGACATCGTGAAGCGTGCCAACCTGGCCGACAATTCAGCCGTACGTGGATGTATGGTAATCAAACCCTACGGATTTGCAATCTGGGAAAACATTCGGGATCAGTTGGACAAAATGTTCAAAGAGACGGGGCACGTCAATGCCTACTTTCCCTTGTTCATCCCCAAAAGTTTTTTGAGCAAGGAAGCCCAGCACGTAGCTGGTTTTGCCAAAGAATGTGCCGTGGTTACGCACCACCGCCTCATGAATGACCCCGACGGTGGAGGGATCATTGTGGATCCTGATTCCAAGCTGGAAGAAGAACTCATTGTGCGGCCTACTTCCGAGACCATTATTTGGGATACCTACCGCACCTGGATCAACTCTTATCGGGACTTGCCCCTGCTCATCAACCAATGGGCCAACGTAGTGCGCTGGGAGATGCGGACGCGTTTGTTTTTGCGCACCACCGAATTCCTTTGGCAGGAAGGCCATACGGCACATGCCACCAAGGAGGAAGCAGTGGAAGAGACGCTGAAAATTCTGGACATCTACGCCACTTTTGCCGAAGAATACATGGCCATGCCGGTGATTCGGGGCATCAAAACGGCGAATGAACGTTTTGCGGGCGCTGAAGAAACCTATTGTATCGAGGCTTTGATGCAAGATGGGAAGGCGCTACAAGCGGGTACTTCACACTTTTTGGGTCAAAATTTCGCCAAAGCCTTTGACGTAAAATTCCTCAACGAAAACAACCAGCAGGAATACGTTTGGGCAACATCCTGGGGGGTTTCTACCCGCTTGATGGGTGGCTTGATCATGACCCATTCCGATGACGATGGCCTGGTGGTTCCACCCAAGTTGGCACCGACCCAGGTGGTGATTGTACCCATTCCCAAACCTAGTCCGGTCATTGATGAAGTGGTGCATAAAATCATGGCAGCGCTTAAAGCCAAAGGAATTCGGGTCAAGTACGACATGGACATGAAAAACCGTCCAGGTTTTAAATTTGCCGAACACGAGATGCATGGTATTCCGGTGCGATTGGCCATCGGTGAGCGCGATTTGGCCAACGGACAGGTTGAAGTAGCCCGCCGCGACACCAAGGAAAAAACGCAGCAACCACTCGAAGGCATTGAACAATACATTGAAGATTTGCTGGTTGAAATTCAGGCCAACCTCTTCAATCGTGCCAAAGCCATGCGCGATCAATACATCACCAAAGTTGACAACTTCAACGATTTTGAAGAGGTCATCAACCGCGATATTCCCGGTTTTATTTCGGCCCATTGGGACGGTACCACCGAAACGGAAGAAAAAATCAAAGAACTGACCAAGGCCACAATTCGCTGTATTCCATTGGATGCAGAAGCCGAAGATGGCTCTTGTGTGCTGACGGGCAAGCCCTCACAAAGAAGGGTATTGTTTGCAAAAGCGTATTGA